A single region of the Halichondria panicea chromosome 10, odHalPani1.1, whole genome shotgun sequence genome encodes:
- the LOC135342890 gene encoding uncharacterized protein LOC135342890 isoform X9, with protein sequence MNENAIAEIRGEGQERQRKKESAKRLFDEAMKHGYVLVNIVNMLVFGPAGTGKTNLKRLLTDKPPPPQRDSTPCMEKPARIRPVSNTKFKSTGRGWEEMSQPKLRKLLAEIIAKLPKESTDPSTASRVAESLKKMTTTELISGPDSDSDDSYFSCNEYLSDSQSSNDSDGLFDSDELSGSARMLDKAIDEVIASVVSGVAEELKPATQGTDQLSSSDQQEGELFDSNWVYVTDCGGQPQFHDISPLFIKHISVALIVLRLIDELSSFPSDEYYKDGQLVGSPHASHMTLGETLQSLIRSIESHTSQDKKPKMIFVGTFFDQLKSSDTLIERNQEILDMLPPDIKKLLVYENLGLNNLIFGLNTISREEDSLATANRIRIAIERSIPLQVKMPIWWSFLDSLLQSLSASLERGVLGIEECLQLATRFGYLLQDLEAALVFFDNVCIAHYYPSILPNTVFVDAQIPLDKITELSQHAIFLRNAHSTVSPGGTGAEWKRFRDEGIITLKFLRFFKKHYVEGIFSPEDMLLIMKYLLVIAPIPLVEATTHQAEFFMPSLLKSIQPAELDKVRSSSIPLAIHFPSGCIRSGVFCCTVVDVMRRHDWKAVLPSGDPILFAKNCIQFRYPNRSCVISLVDSFFCMEVYVKAPPPLRKELCPIVCSQLMESIKAACVVLNYNNDTPKPAIFCPCKKSIGSGNKLHLADVSVDGYWMCSLHADEWEELSDEHRIWLGNSEGSGEPSSVMRDVTERTSDQLQYPGPSSPIGEPARKKMRMTDQHTSEFSSVTVMEDVSLKTEVHVHVHDQRNTSNPAMEHVVNKTSDQHTIMEDVCKETGVRDQQLDQEIPESDIILIAEKFPHLLSVHKALTINDLQHVYEKLHTAHSSASPHWFNLGLALGLSHFILTNIDIKHRGDNVSCLREMLAELLSTQDVTWSLLSGALKKPSVKLINLADSITVTTPNLLDRLNLTPADLGDVTDVTRCYGNQAGVAHALGAWQSVNPSRATFRALVEIAIGLRRGDTATDICRFIVENTSGTDRN encoded by the exons ATGAATGAGAATGCTATTGCTGAGATACGAGGAGAAGGACAGGAGAGACAGAGAAAGAAAG AATCAGCGAAGCGGTTGTTTGATGAGGCGATGAAGCACGGATATGTCTTGGTGAACATTGTCAACATGCTTGTGTTTGGACCGGCGGGAACAGGGAAGACCAATCTCAAGCGCCTGCTAACCGACAAGCCCCCTCCACCACAGCGAGACAGCACTCCTTGTATGGAAAAGCCAGCACGCATTCGCCCCGTGTCCAACACGAAATTCAAGTCAACTGGAAGAGGCTGGGAAGAGATGTCTCAGCCAAAGCTGCGCAAGCTACTTGCTGAAATCATCGCTAAGTTACCAAAAGAAAGCACCGATCCATCCACAGCATCAAGGGTTGCCGAGAGCTTGAAAAAGATGACCACAACCGAGCTAATTTCGGGTCCCGATTCTGATTCAGATGATTCATATTTTAGTTGCAATGAGTACCTTTCTGATTCCCAATCCAGCAACGATTCTGATGGACTTTTCGACTCCGATGAACTTTCTGGCTCTGCAAGAATGTTGGACAAAGCCATCGATGAAGTGATAGCGAGtgtagtgagtggtgtggCAGAAGAGCTGAAGCCAGCCACACAGGGAACTGACCAACTGTCGAGCAGTGACCAGCAAGAAGGAGAACTGTTCGATTCCAACTGGGTGTATGTTACCGACTGCGGCGGCCAGCCGCAATTCCACGACATCAGCCCTCTCTTCATCAAGCACATTTCGGTGGCGTTGATAGTCCTGCGTTTGATTGACGAACTCTCCAGTTTCCCTTCTGACGAGTACTACAAGGATGGGCAGCTTGTTGGTAGTCCTCATGCATCTCACATGACCCTTGGGGAGACACTTCAGAGTCTCATTCGATCCATTGAGTCCCATACCTCACAAGACAAGAAGCCGAAGATGATCTTTGTGGGCACATTCTTTGATCAGCTGAAAAGCTCGGATACACTTATCGAGAGGAATCAAGAGATTCTCGACATGCTGCCACCCGATATCAAGAAGCTATTGGTGTACGAAAATCTTGGATTGAACAATCTGATTTTTGGTCTCAACACAATCAGCCGAGAAGAAGATTCACTGGCCACTGCCAATAGGATTAGAATTGCTATTGAGCGCTCTATTCCGCTACAAGTCAAAATGCCCATCTGGTGGTCATTCTTGGATTCACTTCTCCAGAGTTTGTCTGCCAGTCTCGAGCGAGGTGTACTAGGCATTGAAGAATGTCTCCAATTAGCCACTCGATTTGGTTATTTGCTCCAAGATCTTGAAGCTGCTCTGGTCTTCTTTGACAACGTGTGTATAGCGCACTACTATCCCTCTATTCTCCccaacacagtgtttgtggatgCCCAGATTCCACTAGACAAGATCACCGAGCTCTCACAGCACGCCATTTTTCTGAGGAATGCACACTCTACTGTTAGCCCAGGAGGGACAGGCGCCGAATGGAAGAGATTTCGAGACGAGGGCATAATCACTTTAAAGTTTCTACGATTCTTTAAGAAGCATTACGTTGAAGGCATCTTTTCTCCAGAAGATATGCTGTTGATCATGAAATATCTTCTCGTGATTGCTCCCATTCCTCTAGTGGAAGCCACTACCCACCAAGCCGAGTTCTTCATGCCATCTCTACTCAAATCCATCCAACCTGCTGAGCTAGACAAAGTCCGTTCCTCATCTATCCCCCTCGCTATTCACTTTCCTAGTGGGTGTATTCGCTCTGGTGTCTTCTGTTGTACGGTTGTTGATGTAATGCGGAGGCATGATTGGAAAGCTGTTCTCCCCTCAGGTGATCCAATTCTTTTCGCTAAGAATTGTATTCAATTTCGATATCCGAATCGTTCTTGTGTCATCTCATTGGTTGATTCCTTCTTCTGTATGGAAGTGTATGTCAAAGCCCCCCCTCCATTACGCAAAGAGTTGTGTCCCATAGTTTGTTCTCAACTAATGGAATCCATCAAAGCTGCTTGTGTTGTTTTGAATTACAACAATGATACACCCAAACCAGCGATCTTTTGCCCTTGCAAGAAGAGCATAGGAAGTGGAAACAAGTTGCACCTTGCCGATGTGAGTGTGGATGGCTATTGGATGTGTTCCCTTCATGCAGATGAGTGGGAAGAGCTCAGTGACGAACATAGAATTTGGCTGGGCAATAGCGAAGGTTCag GTGAACCATCCTCTGTTATGAGAGATGTCACTGAAAGAACGAGTGATCAGCTGCAATACCCCG GCCCATCGTCCCCTATAGGGGAACCTGCGCGTAAGAAGATGAGAATGACTGATCAACATACCA GTGAATTCTcctctgttacagtaatggaagatgtgtcCTTGAAGACggaagtacatgtgcatgttcaTGATCAGCGAAATACTTCTA ACCCTGCAATGGAACATGTGGTCAATAAAACGAGTGATCAACATACCA taatggaagatgtgtgcaaggagactggagtgagggaccaacaactagatcaagaaatccctgagagtgacatcattctaatcGCGGAGAAATTTCCACACCTGCTGAGCGTGCACAAG GCTTTGACAATTAACGATCTGCAACATGTTTACGAGAAACTACACACTGCACATTCAAGTGCCAGCCCTCACTGGTTCAATCTGGGATTGGCTCTAGGTCTCAGTCATTTCATTCTCACCAACATCGATATCAAGCATCGTGGCGATAATGTGTCGTGCTTGCGTGAAATGTTGGCTGAGCTCCTGAGTACGCAAGATGTAACATGGAGTCTCCTGTCAGGCGCTCTCAAAAAGCCCTCAGTGAAGCTCATCAATTTGGCTGATAGCATCACAG TCACAACTCCTAACCTGCTCGATCGACTCAACCTCACCCCAGCTGACCTCGGTGATGTAACTGATGTCACACGTTGTTATGGCAATCAAGCTGGAGTGGCTCATGCATTGGGAGCGTGGCAAAGTGTGAATCCTTCCAGAGCTACCTTCAGGGCCTTGGTAGAAATTGCCATAGGACTGAGAAGAGGAGACACTGCTACAGACATTTGTAGATTCATTGTAGAGAATACGAGTGGAACTGACCGAAACTGA
- the LOC135342924 gene encoding vesicle-trafficking protein SEC22b-like, which produces MAHLTLIARASDGLPLSASIVNEESGRDYAEYQPKAKQIFRKLSSVSPPRCLIECDPGRMVFHYILEEGICYLALCDPTYPAKLAFNYLENLHKDFSEQHGNDIHKASRPYHFIVWSQ; this is translated from the exons ATGGCCCACCTGACACTAATTGCCAGAGCCAGTGATGGACTACCTCTGTCAGCATCCATTGTCAATGAAGAG TCTGGCCGGGATTATGCTGAATACCAACCCAAGGCCAAGCAGATATTCCGCAAGCTGTCGTCAGTCAGCCCCCCTCGATGCTTAATCGAGTGTGACCCGGGTCGTATGGTGTTCCA CTACATCCTTGAGGAGGGGATATGCTACCTCGCCCTGTGTGACCCCACCTATCCTGCCAAGCTGGCCTTTAACTACCTCGAGAATCTACACAAAGACTTCAGTGAGCAACATGGCAACGATATACACAAGGCCAGTCGACCGTACCACTTCATAGTTTG gtCTCAGTGA
- the LOC135342890 gene encoding uncharacterized protein LOC135342890 isoform X16 — MNENAIAEIRGEGQERQRKKESAKRLFDEAMKHGYVLVNIVNMLVFGPAGTGKTNLKRLLTDKPPPPQRDSTPCMEKPARIRPVSNTKFKSTGRGWEEMSQPKLRKLLAEIIAKLPKESTDPSTASRVAESLKKMTTTELISGPDSDSDDSYFSCNEYLSDSQSSNDSDGLFDSDELSGSARMLDKAIDEVIASVVSGVAEELKPATQGTDQLSSSDQQEGELFDSNWVYVTDCGGQPQFHDISPLFIKHISVALIVLRLIDELSSFPSDEYYKDGQLVGSPHASHMTLGETLQSLIRSIESHTSQDKKPKMIFVGTFFDQLKSSDTLIERNQEILDMLPPDIKKLLVYENLGLNNLIFGLNTISREEDSLATANRIRIAIERSIPLQVKMPIWWSFLDSLLQSLSASLERGVLGIEECLQLATRFGYLLQDLEAALVFFDNVCIAHYYPSILPNTVFVDAQIPLDKITELSQHAIFLRNAHSTVSPGGTGAEWKRFRDEGIITLKFLRFFKKHYVEGIFSPEDMLLIMKYLLVIAPIPLVEATTHQAEFFMPSLLKSIQPAELDKVRSSSIPLAIHFPSGCIRSGVFCCTVVDVMRRHDWKAVLPSGDPILFAKNCIQFRYPNRSCVISLVDSFFCMEVYVKAPPPLRKELCPIVCSQLMESIKAACVVLNYNNDTPKPAIFCPCKKSIGSGNKLHLADVSVDGYWMCSLHADEWEELSDEHRIWLGNSEGSGEPSSVMRDVTERTSDQLQYPGPSSPIGEPARKKMRMTDQHTIMEDVCKETGVRDQQLDQEIPESDIILIAEKFPHLLSVHKALTINDLQHVYEKLHTAHSSASPHWFNLGLALGLSHFILTNIDIKHRGDNVSCLREMLAELLSTQDVTWSLLSGALKKPSVKLINLADSITVTTPNLLDRLNLTPADLGDVTDVTRCYGNQAGVAHALGAWQSVNPSRATFRALVEIAIGLRRGDTATDICRFIVENTSGTDRN; from the exons ATGAATGAGAATGCTATTGCTGAGATACGAGGAGAAGGACAGGAGAGACAGAGAAAGAAAG AATCAGCGAAGCGGTTGTTTGATGAGGCGATGAAGCACGGATATGTCTTGGTGAACATTGTCAACATGCTTGTGTTTGGACCGGCGGGAACAGGGAAGACCAATCTCAAGCGCCTGCTAACCGACAAGCCCCCTCCACCACAGCGAGACAGCACTCCTTGTATGGAAAAGCCAGCACGCATTCGCCCCGTGTCCAACACGAAATTCAAGTCAACTGGAAGAGGCTGGGAAGAGATGTCTCAGCCAAAGCTGCGCAAGCTACTTGCTGAAATCATCGCTAAGTTACCAAAAGAAAGCACCGATCCATCCACAGCATCAAGGGTTGCCGAGAGCTTGAAAAAGATGACCACAACCGAGCTAATTTCGGGTCCCGATTCTGATTCAGATGATTCATATTTTAGTTGCAATGAGTACCTTTCTGATTCCCAATCCAGCAACGATTCTGATGGACTTTTCGACTCCGATGAACTTTCTGGCTCTGCAAGAATGTTGGACAAAGCCATCGATGAAGTGATAGCGAGtgtagtgagtggtgtggCAGAAGAGCTGAAGCCAGCCACACAGGGAACTGACCAACTGTCGAGCAGTGACCAGCAAGAAGGAGAACTGTTCGATTCCAACTGGGTGTATGTTACCGACTGCGGCGGCCAGCCGCAATTCCACGACATCAGCCCTCTCTTCATCAAGCACATTTCGGTGGCGTTGATAGTCCTGCGTTTGATTGACGAACTCTCCAGTTTCCCTTCTGACGAGTACTACAAGGATGGGCAGCTTGTTGGTAGTCCTCATGCATCTCACATGACCCTTGGGGAGACACTTCAGAGTCTCATTCGATCCATTGAGTCCCATACCTCACAAGACAAGAAGCCGAAGATGATCTTTGTGGGCACATTCTTTGATCAGCTGAAAAGCTCGGATACACTTATCGAGAGGAATCAAGAGATTCTCGACATGCTGCCACCCGATATCAAGAAGCTATTGGTGTACGAAAATCTTGGATTGAACAATCTGATTTTTGGTCTCAACACAATCAGCCGAGAAGAAGATTCACTGGCCACTGCCAATAGGATTAGAATTGCTATTGAGCGCTCTATTCCGCTACAAGTCAAAATGCCCATCTGGTGGTCATTCTTGGATTCACTTCTCCAGAGTTTGTCTGCCAGTCTCGAGCGAGGTGTACTAGGCATTGAAGAATGTCTCCAATTAGCCACTCGATTTGGTTATTTGCTCCAAGATCTTGAAGCTGCTCTGGTCTTCTTTGACAACGTGTGTATAGCGCACTACTATCCCTCTATTCTCCccaacacagtgtttgtggatgCCCAGATTCCACTAGACAAGATCACCGAGCTCTCACAGCACGCCATTTTTCTGAGGAATGCACACTCTACTGTTAGCCCAGGAGGGACAGGCGCCGAATGGAAGAGATTTCGAGACGAGGGCATAATCACTTTAAAGTTTCTACGATTCTTTAAGAAGCATTACGTTGAAGGCATCTTTTCTCCAGAAGATATGCTGTTGATCATGAAATATCTTCTCGTGATTGCTCCCATTCCTCTAGTGGAAGCCACTACCCACCAAGCCGAGTTCTTCATGCCATCTCTACTCAAATCCATCCAACCTGCTGAGCTAGACAAAGTCCGTTCCTCATCTATCCCCCTCGCTATTCACTTTCCTAGTGGGTGTATTCGCTCTGGTGTCTTCTGTTGTACGGTTGTTGATGTAATGCGGAGGCATGATTGGAAAGCTGTTCTCCCCTCAGGTGATCCAATTCTTTTCGCTAAGAATTGTATTCAATTTCGATATCCGAATCGTTCTTGTGTCATCTCATTGGTTGATTCCTTCTTCTGTATGGAAGTGTATGTCAAAGCCCCCCCTCCATTACGCAAAGAGTTGTGTCCCATAGTTTGTTCTCAACTAATGGAATCCATCAAAGCTGCTTGTGTTGTTTTGAATTACAACAATGATACACCCAAACCAGCGATCTTTTGCCCTTGCAAGAAGAGCATAGGAAGTGGAAACAAGTTGCACCTTGCCGATGTGAGTGTGGATGGCTATTGGATGTGTTCCCTTCATGCAGATGAGTGGGAAGAGCTCAGTGACGAACATAGAATTTGGCTGGGCAATAGCGAAGGTTCag GTGAACCATCCTCTGTTATGAGAGATGTCACTGAAAGAACGAGTGATCAGCTGCAATACCCCG GCCCATCGTCCCCTATAGGGGAACCTGCGCGTAAGAAGATGAGAATGACTGATCAACATACCA taatggaagatgtgtgcaaggagactggagtgagggaccaacaactagatcaagaaatccctgagagtgacatcattctaatcGCGGAGAAATTTCCACACCTGCTGAGCGTGCACAAG GCTTTGACAATTAACGATCTGCAACATGTTTACGAGAAACTACACACTGCACATTCAAGTGCCAGCCCTCACTGGTTCAATCTGGGATTGGCTCTAGGTCTCAGTCATTTCATTCTCACCAACATCGATATCAAGCATCGTGGCGATAATGTGTCGTGCTTGCGTGAAATGTTGGCTGAGCTCCTGAGTACGCAAGATGTAACATGGAGTCTCCTGTCAGGCGCTCTCAAAAAGCCCTCAGTGAAGCTCATCAATTTGGCTGATAGCATCACAG TCACAACTCCTAACCTGCTCGATCGACTCAACCTCACCCCAGCTGACCTCGGTGATGTAACTGATGTCACACGTTGTTATGGCAATCAAGCTGGAGTGGCTCATGCATTGGGAGCGTGGCAAAGTGTGAATCCTTCCAGAGCTACCTTCAGGGCCTTGGTAGAAATTGCCATAGGACTGAGAAGAGGAGACACTGCTACAGACATTTGTAGATTCATTGTAGAGAATACGAGTGGAACTGACCGAAACTGA
- the LOC135342890 gene encoding uncharacterized protein LOC135342890 isoform X3 codes for MNENAIAEIRGEGQERQRKKESAKRLFDEAMKHGYVLVNIVNMLVFGPAGTGKTNLKRLLTDKPPPPQRDSTPCMEKPARIRPVSNTKFKSTGRGWEEMSQPKLRKLLAEIIAKLPKESTDPSTASRVAESLKKMTTTELISGPDSDSDDSYFSCNEYLSDSQSSNDSDGLFDSDELSGSARMLDKAIDEVIASVVSGVAEELKPATQGTDQLSSSDQQEGELFDSNWVYVTDCGGQPQFHDISPLFIKHISVALIVLRLIDELSSFPSDEYYKDGQLVGSPHASHMTLGETLQSLIRSIESHTSQDKKPKMIFVGTFFDQLKSSDTLIERNQEILDMLPPDIKKLLVYENLGLNNLIFGLNTISREEDSLATANRIRIAIERSIPLQVKMPIWWSFLDSLLQSLSASLERGVLGIEECLQLATRFGYLLQDLEAALVFFDNVCIAHYYPSILPNTVFVDAQIPLDKITELSQHAIFLRNAHSTVSPGGTGAEWKRFRDEGIITLKFLRFFKKHYVEGIFSPEDMLLIMKYLLVIAPIPLVEATTHQAEFFMPSLLKSIQPAELDKVRSSSIPLAIHFPSGCIRSGVFCCTVVDVMRRHDWKAVLPSGDPILFAKNCIQFRYPNRSCVISLVDSFFCMEVYVKAPPPLRKELCPIVCSQLMESIKAACVVLNYNNDTPKPAIFCPCKKSIGSGNKLHLADVSVDGYWMCSLHADEWEELSDEHRIWLGNSEGSGEPSSVMRDVTERTSDQLQYPGPSSPIGEPARKKMRMTDQHTSEFSSVTVMEDVSLKTEVHVHVHDQRNTSNPAMEHVVNKTSDQHTSELSSVTVMEDVCKETGVRDQQLDQEIPESDIILIAEKFPHLLSVHKALTINDLQHVYEKLHTAHSSASPHWFNLGLALGLSHFILTNIDIKHRGDNVSCLREMLAELLSTQDVTWSLLSGALKKPSVKLINLADSITVTTPNLLDRLNLTPADLGDVTDVTRCYGNQAGVAHALGAWQSVNPSRATFRALVEIAIGLRRGDTATDICRFIVENTSGTDRN; via the exons ATGAATGAGAATGCTATTGCTGAGATACGAGGAGAAGGACAGGAGAGACAGAGAAAGAAAG AATCAGCGAAGCGGTTGTTTGATGAGGCGATGAAGCACGGATATGTCTTGGTGAACATTGTCAACATGCTTGTGTTTGGACCGGCGGGAACAGGGAAGACCAATCTCAAGCGCCTGCTAACCGACAAGCCCCCTCCACCACAGCGAGACAGCACTCCTTGTATGGAAAAGCCAGCACGCATTCGCCCCGTGTCCAACACGAAATTCAAGTCAACTGGAAGAGGCTGGGAAGAGATGTCTCAGCCAAAGCTGCGCAAGCTACTTGCTGAAATCATCGCTAAGTTACCAAAAGAAAGCACCGATCCATCCACAGCATCAAGGGTTGCCGAGAGCTTGAAAAAGATGACCACAACCGAGCTAATTTCGGGTCCCGATTCTGATTCAGATGATTCATATTTTAGTTGCAATGAGTACCTTTCTGATTCCCAATCCAGCAACGATTCTGATGGACTTTTCGACTCCGATGAACTTTCTGGCTCTGCAAGAATGTTGGACAAAGCCATCGATGAAGTGATAGCGAGtgtagtgagtggtgtggCAGAAGAGCTGAAGCCAGCCACACAGGGAACTGACCAACTGTCGAGCAGTGACCAGCAAGAAGGAGAACTGTTCGATTCCAACTGGGTGTATGTTACCGACTGCGGCGGCCAGCCGCAATTCCACGACATCAGCCCTCTCTTCATCAAGCACATTTCGGTGGCGTTGATAGTCCTGCGTTTGATTGACGAACTCTCCAGTTTCCCTTCTGACGAGTACTACAAGGATGGGCAGCTTGTTGGTAGTCCTCATGCATCTCACATGACCCTTGGGGAGACACTTCAGAGTCTCATTCGATCCATTGAGTCCCATACCTCACAAGACAAGAAGCCGAAGATGATCTTTGTGGGCACATTCTTTGATCAGCTGAAAAGCTCGGATACACTTATCGAGAGGAATCAAGAGATTCTCGACATGCTGCCACCCGATATCAAGAAGCTATTGGTGTACGAAAATCTTGGATTGAACAATCTGATTTTTGGTCTCAACACAATCAGCCGAGAAGAAGATTCACTGGCCACTGCCAATAGGATTAGAATTGCTATTGAGCGCTCTATTCCGCTACAAGTCAAAATGCCCATCTGGTGGTCATTCTTGGATTCACTTCTCCAGAGTTTGTCTGCCAGTCTCGAGCGAGGTGTACTAGGCATTGAAGAATGTCTCCAATTAGCCACTCGATTTGGTTATTTGCTCCAAGATCTTGAAGCTGCTCTGGTCTTCTTTGACAACGTGTGTATAGCGCACTACTATCCCTCTATTCTCCccaacacagtgtttgtggatgCCCAGATTCCACTAGACAAGATCACCGAGCTCTCACAGCACGCCATTTTTCTGAGGAATGCACACTCTACTGTTAGCCCAGGAGGGACAGGCGCCGAATGGAAGAGATTTCGAGACGAGGGCATAATCACTTTAAAGTTTCTACGATTCTTTAAGAAGCATTACGTTGAAGGCATCTTTTCTCCAGAAGATATGCTGTTGATCATGAAATATCTTCTCGTGATTGCTCCCATTCCTCTAGTGGAAGCCACTACCCACCAAGCCGAGTTCTTCATGCCATCTCTACTCAAATCCATCCAACCTGCTGAGCTAGACAAAGTCCGTTCCTCATCTATCCCCCTCGCTATTCACTTTCCTAGTGGGTGTATTCGCTCTGGTGTCTTCTGTTGTACGGTTGTTGATGTAATGCGGAGGCATGATTGGAAAGCTGTTCTCCCCTCAGGTGATCCAATTCTTTTCGCTAAGAATTGTATTCAATTTCGATATCCGAATCGTTCTTGTGTCATCTCATTGGTTGATTCCTTCTTCTGTATGGAAGTGTATGTCAAAGCCCCCCCTCCATTACGCAAAGAGTTGTGTCCCATAGTTTGTTCTCAACTAATGGAATCCATCAAAGCTGCTTGTGTTGTTTTGAATTACAACAATGATACACCCAAACCAGCGATCTTTTGCCCTTGCAAGAAGAGCATAGGAAGTGGAAACAAGTTGCACCTTGCCGATGTGAGTGTGGATGGCTATTGGATGTGTTCCCTTCATGCAGATGAGTGGGAAGAGCTCAGTGACGAACATAGAATTTGGCTGGGCAATAGCGAAGGTTCag GTGAACCATCCTCTGTTATGAGAGATGTCACTGAAAGAACGAGTGATCAGCTGCAATACCCCG GCCCATCGTCCCCTATAGGGGAACCTGCGCGTAAGAAGATGAGAATGACTGATCAACATACCA GTGAATTCTcctctgttacagtaatggaagatgtgtcCTTGAAGACggaagtacatgtgcatgttcaTGATCAGCGAAATACTTCTA ACCCTGCAATGGAACATGTGGTCAATAAAACGAGTGATCAACATACCA GTGAATTGTcctctgttacagtaatggaagatgtgtgcaaggagactggagtgagggaccaacaactagatcaagaaatccctgagagtgacatcattctaatcGCGGAGAAATTTCCACACCTGCTGAGCGTGCACAAG GCTTTGACAATTAACGATCTGCAACATGTTTACGAGAAACTACACACTGCACATTCAAGTGCCAGCCCTCACTGGTTCAATCTGGGATTGGCTCTAGGTCTCAGTCATTTCATTCTCACCAACATCGATATCAAGCATCGTGGCGATAATGTGTCGTGCTTGCGTGAAATGTTGGCTGAGCTCCTGAGTACGCAAGATGTAACATGGAGTCTCCTGTCAGGCGCTCTCAAAAAGCCCTCAGTGAAGCTCATCAATTTGGCTGATAGCATCACAG TCACAACTCCTAACCTGCTCGATCGACTCAACCTCACCCCAGCTGACCTCGGTGATGTAACTGATGTCACACGTTGTTATGGCAATCAAGCTGGAGTGGCTCATGCATTGGGAGCGTGGCAAAGTGTGAATCCTTCCAGAGCTACCTTCAGGGCCTTGGTAGAAATTGCCATAGGACTGAGAAGAGGAGACACTGCTACAGACATTTGTAGATTCATTGTAGAGAATACGAGTGGAACTGACCGAAACTGA
- the LOC135342916 gene encoding ER degradation-enhancing alpha-mannosidase-like protein 3: MNDYVVLLLQATGDPYYLDVSRSVVNNLNKYARVRCGFAAIKDLRTNAHEDRMDSFVLAETFKYLFLLFADEGDSPLNMDDFVFTTEAHLFPLSLASANTTLNRVVQEALLVKNTDLVNMSTVTVTTSGPDSSGKAAKNKPVADSFTKGVSCSLTRVSSLTRWVRRGCCQMV; the protein is encoded by the exons ATGAACGATTATGTTGTGTTGCTACTGCAGGCGACTGGAGATCCATACTACCTGGACGTCAGTCGATCAGTGGTGAACAACTTGAACAAGTACGCCAGAGTGAGGTGTGGCTTCGCTGCCATCAAGGACCTCAGGACCAACGCTCACGAGGACAG AATGGACTCCTTCGTACTGGCTGAGACGTTCAAGTATCTGTTCTTGTTGTTTGCTGACGAGGGGGACAGTCCCCTGAACATGGATGACTTTGTGTTCACGACTGAGGCCCACCTCTTCCCCCTCTCCCTCGCCAGCGCTAACACCACCCTCAATAGAGTCGTCCAAGAGGCA TTACTGGTGAAGAACACAGACCTGGTGAATATGAGCACTGTCACTGTTACTACTAGCGGACCAGACTCTTCCGggaaggcagcaaagaacaaaCCAGTCGCTGACAGCTTCACTAAAG gtgtctCCTGTTCACTGACGAGAGTGTCCTCCCTCACAAGGTGGGTAAGGAGAGGCTGCTGTCAAATGGTATAA